A region of Theileria annulata chromosome 2, complete sequence, *** SEQUENCING IN PROGRESS *** DNA encodes the following proteins:
- a CDS encoding ubiquitin-like protein (NEDD8 homologue), putative (chr2.C.cand.187 - ubiquitin-like protein nedd8 homologue), whose amino-acid sequence MQIIIKTLTGKCQSLNFEPTNTIADVKDVLRERECIDPGQIRLIYSGKQMSDELTLNDYKVVPGSTIHMVLQLRGG is encoded by the exons ATgcaaattattattaaaactCTCACTGGGAAGTGCCAGTCCCTAAACTTTGAGCCTACCAACACTATAGCAGACGTGAAGGATGTCTTGAGGGAAAGAGAAT GTATTGATCCTGGTCAAATTCGCCTAATTTATTCAG GGAAACAAATGAGCGACGAGTTAACCTTAAATGACTATAAAGTGGTTCCCGGCTCAACCATCCACATGGTGTTGCAGCTACGTGGTGGTTGA
- a CDS encoding U4/U6 snRNP-associated protein, putative, whose translation MGTLADSFLADLEDLENEDNEQENSDLNKGLNATENFESDEETPIVDAVAEYFNTSGSSENSFSTLIKDPEINSIVEKAKLLSLSKDVKATEISFIDECNKTVIKIDKEIINIFNYVRDIYSKRFPKLESIVYSPLDYIAVVKRAQNESDFTKIDLTDLLPNSMIMAVTVASTVASGTCLSTQFLNKVVSACNEGLLLAEFRNDLLVYLEGRMILIAPNTSALIGSALTARIIARVGSVENLSKIPSQNLMMIGADKNQNYILNGLHLNIINCFTLNDCLGILNNCDLVLNSEPSLRIKALRLVCSKVSLASRIDLFKQHKDGKMGHEYRKSILQSLAKAVELPPAPMKKSLPVPEEKGGRKRGGRRHRKTKEKYSLGEFQKYRNRLKFGVDAEDDFGLEMGNTIYIIILTLTKKRVVSMQSSGATNGMSSSLIFTPLQGIELCNPNMNREVKRKSVLDNQDFLKVKKT comes from the exons atg GGCACTTTAGCTGACTCCTTTTTGGCTGATTTAGAGGATCTAGAAAATGAGGATAACGAACAGGAGAATTCAGATTTGAACAAGGGCTTAAATGCCACTGAGAACTTCGAATCTGATGAAGAGACTCCGATAGTCGATGCAGTTGCAGAATACTTTAACACATCAGGGTCCTCAGAGAACAGTTTTTCTACACTTATAAAGGACCCAGAAATTAACTCAATTGTTGAG AAAGCTAAACTACTTTCCCTGAGCAAGGACGTCAAGGCCACTGAGATCTCCTTTATCGACGAATGTAATAAAACtgtaataaaaattgaCAAGGAGATTATAAACATTTTCAACTACGTAAGAGACATTTACTCTAAAAGGTTCCCCAAGTTGGAATCTATAGTATATTCGCCTCTTGACTACATTGCCGTGGTAAAAAGGGCCCAGAATGAGTCGGATTTCACTAAGATTGATCTGACCGATTTATTGCCTAATAGCATGATAATGGCGGTTACCGTTGCAAGCACTGTCGCATCAGGAACCTGCCTGTCAAcacaatttttaaataagGTTGTATCTGCCTGCAATGAAGGCCTTTTGCTCGCTGAGTTCAGGAACGATTTGCTTGTTTACCTCGAAGGCAGAATGATTTTGATCGCACCAAATACCTCAGCCTTAATTGGGTCAGCACTTACTGCTAGAATTATTGCCAGAGTTGGAAGCGTCGAGAATCTCTCAAAAATCCCTTCACAGAACCTGATGATGATTGGCGCCGACAAGAATCAAAACTATATTCTCAACGGTttacatttaaatattataaattgtttCACTCTAAATGATTGTTTAGGGATCTTAAATAACTGTGACCTTGTTTTGAACAGTGAGCCCAGTTTAAGGATTAAGGCTCTAAGATTAGTTTGCTCTAAAGTATCGTTAGCATCTAGAATTGATTTGTTCAAACAGCATAAAGATGGGAAAATGGGTCATGAATATCGCAAATCTATACTACAAAGCCTAGCTAAG GCGGTTGAGTTGCCACCAGCTCCAATGAAGAAATCACTCCCGGTTCCTGAAGAAAAGGGAGGCCGCAAGAGAGGAGGTAGAAGACATAGAAAGACGAAGGAGAAGTATTCTTTGGGAGAGTTTCAAAAGTACAGAAATAGGTTAAAATTTGGTGTTGATGCTGAAGATGATTTTGGCTTAGAAATGGGtaatacaatatatataattatactgACTTTGa CTAAAAAAAGAGTGGTATCAATGCAGTCTAGCGGCGCAACAAATGGAATGTCCTCATCGCTAATATTCACACCGCTCCAag GAATTGAGTTGTGTAACCCGAACATGAATAGGGAAGTAAAGAGAAAGTCAGTGCTGGACAACCAGGACTTTTTGAAAGTAAAGAAAACTTAA
- a CDS encoding uncharacterized protein (chr2.cand.330 - hypothetical protein), which translates to MNSSKVCKALDEINIDEEYWKLKSDLLKEFTSKEDCVPGAAYKQILNGVLDVLSQYEDIDKEVKLNKECFIVIEDIATTGKCRYPWKVVKMLIVVVYNKLFDELYQSNRASKGVQNSATTGTDSSEPSDSSTDSEKPKESQPANNKINQLESEEEFRQLKIDCLVHLVEFDIPPFTLQRICEIPLKQPYTVFRKLFNAYRKLFNVRNIEYEPIKMPEFFNPSDHPQLDRVYSILDSWEAKYRNLAPEWSDELLFDNSEDFESSDEKPFKRPLE; encoded by the coding sequence ATGAATTCCTCTAAAGTTTGTAAAGCCTTGGACGAGATCAATATCGACGAGGAATACTGGAAGCTAAAGTCCGATTTACTCAAAGAATTCACTTCAAAGGAAGACTGTGTTCCAGGCGCCGCTTACAAACAAATTCTAAACGGAGTTTTGGATGTTCTCAGCCAATATGAAGATATAGATAAAGAAGTGAAGCTAAATAAGGAGTGCTTTATAGTAATTGAGGACATTGCAACTACTGGTAAGTGCAGGTACCCCTGGAAGGTCGTGAAGATGCTGATCGTCGTAGTATATAACAAACTTTTTGATGAACTTTATCAGTCAAATAGGGCCTCCAAAGGTGTCCAGAACTCTGCTACAACAGGAACTGATTCTTCTGAACCCTCAGATTCATCAACTGATTCAGAAAAGCCTAAGGAATCTCAGCCAGctaataacaaaattaacCAACTGGAATCTGAGGAGGAATTTCGACAACTGAAGATTGATTGTTTGGTCCACCTTGTGGAGTTTGACATTCCTCCATTTACTCTTCAACGCATTTGTGAGATTCCCCTGAAGCAGCCTTACACAGTTTTCAGGAAACTTTTTAACGCATACAGGAAGCTTTTCAACGTCAGGAACATCGAGTACGAGCCGATAAAAATGCCAGAGTTTTTCAACCCTTCAGACCACCCTCAGCTGGACCGTGTGTACAGTATTCTGGACTCCTGGGAGGCCAAGTATAGGAACCTCGCGCCTGAATGGAGCGATGAGCTTCTCTTTGACAATTCTGAAGATTTCGAATCTTCTGACGAAAAGCCATTCAAACGACCTCTAGAATAA
- a CDS encoding uncharacterized protein (chr2.C.cand.189 - hypothetical protein): MARVSTFDLYKNVRKVLNTSGSNLTDFCNVISKLTRDKSKRFVINSVDSIFEGIKIPEILEPKSPNESISVARSLIKVPKALFLPRNLDEDSKCQNLPKLLESSLTQITDPRGKLSEINSFFTELRSTTQFLTDNSLQDNYGPLRPFVIDFLRKHEEELLGYEELGDMKKLRFCLTLMDVLKTHSMDSQKLHQKIIEIVEKTPSIVKQVPFETLTILSKLKLPQNSKKYFKEHLQSMVFEDLSTIINYSRMVFTQFDDKSVLEAFLCSLKHKLRTEKCEGDQLVLLLRNLKLLKNRHADEDLNSLTESLLELVYPRVSQMLHDSKNKVDSENVLAVFDCYMSVCRNSSNIFLKNCVDGLINYVLENRGIFTPVQLITVLNHFHTGSNGTKILVKGEYLEMNDLNDELTKYFLRELSLLEFKDFCELLYSIPLNDYFKLYHIMSSFPLGSNNPLTPEEEVLRVKVKEIVKRRIIHNLDNNNNSQLYNKQISNIMLYKDNDINAFFESNIENITETLSVNQLIQIINSHNHKNLNQKVLNGILSCLEKKMIGIGKLDVLTKLVERNKLIKTNSNLTNKLFSILVYKLINSKNGYVQLLQTLAYLSNEVDSVLVNIVVQYYRRYLVHLSVYDIELLLLCINKYNLVDSDLLSLLNHVYDINISNIPNQVLINILQNLKNLKVRHDPLVKKFTDKLLNNFKSSNYVIHDLISLIDILSALSIPYNDLYIYLLNYLSAVSSGGSETKPNHFNSLKVRDKVDLLHSIANFGIVDQNLKKLYLSVIDQLYPETDGDEAKDCEGGSLTQKTKPDEPKDNNMLLKLYEIHIDLVLNNIYNDEVEFLGKKLEQASKAWFTRQELKAHNFQKSNTYITVKEALEKLDVKFDSGVTEIYFCNFVIKEKGTVIQVIPVEDELRFWTTNLDSRNLIENSKIFMGNSQKVIKNLKLSGYQVVELSQSKWDSMDQERTEYLQNLLK, translated from the exons ATGGCAAGGGTTAGCACTTTTGACCTATACAAAAATGTTAGAAAGGTTTTAAATACATCTGGGAGTAACTTGACTGACTTTTGCAATGTGATATCTAAGTTGACTAGAGATAAATCTAAGAgatttgtaataaattctGTGGATTCCATTTTCGAAGGAATCAAAATACCAGAGATTCTGGAACCAAAAAGCCCAAATGAAAGTATATCAGTTGCTAGATCATTGATTAAAGTCCCAAAGGCTCTATTTTTACCAAGAAATCTAGACGAAGACTCAAAATGCCAAAACTTACCAAAGCTGTTGGAGAGCAGTTTAACACAGATAACTGACCCGAGGGGGAAGCTTTCTGAAATAAACTCATTTTTCACAGAATTGAGAAGTACTACACAATTTTTAACAGATAACTCACTACAAGATAATTATGGCCCATTGAGACCCTTTGTAATTGATTTCCTGAGAAAACATGAGGAG GAACTTCTTGGATATGAAGAATTAGGAGACATGAAAAAACTAAGATTTTGTTTAACTCTGATGGATGTACTGAAAACCCATTCAATGGACTCTCAAAAACTACACCAAAAG ATCATTGAAATAGTTGAAAAAACGCCTTCGATAGTGAAACAAGTCCCTTTTGAAACTTTAACAATTCTGTCGAAGTTAAAGCTACCCCAAAATTCCAAGAAATATTTCAAAGAACACTTACA GTCAATGGTGTTTGAAGATCTTTCTACGATAATAAACTACTCTAGAATGGTATTCACACAATTTGATGATAAGTCAGTGTTGGAGGCGTTTTTATGCTCACTGAAACATAAATTGAGGACTGAGAAGTGTGAAGGTGACCAATTGGTTCTTTTGTTGAGAAACTTAAAGCTTCTGAAGAATCGACATGCTGATGAAGATTTGAATAGTTTAACTGAGTCTTTACTGGAGTTAGTTTACCCAAGAGTGTCACAAATGTTACATGACTCAAAAAATAAGGTTGATAGTGAGAACGTCTTGGCCGTATTTGATTGTTACATGAGTGTGTGTAGGAATAGTAGTAATATATTTCTGAAAAACTGCGTTGACGGGTTAATTAACTACGTGTTGGAGAACAGAGGAATTTTCACGCCAGTTCAGCTGATAACTGTTTTGAACCATTTTCACACGGGAAGTAATGGGACTAAGATTCTGGTGAAGGGCGAGTATCTGGAAATGAATGACCTGAACGATGAACTGACAAAGTATTTCCTTAGAGAACTGAGTTTGCTGGAGTTCAAAGATTTCTGTGAACTTTTGTATTCCATTCCACTGAACGATTACTTTAAGCTGTACCATATCATGTCCTCATTCCCACTAGGGTCCAATAATCCCTTAACACCAGAGGAGGAGGTTTTGAGAGTTAAAGTTAAGGAGATTGTGAAGAGAAGGATTATACATAATTTGgacaataataataatagtcAACTATATAACAAGCAAATATCAAACATCATG tTGTATAAAGATAATGATATTAACGCGTTTTTTGAGTCAAATATAGAGAATATCACCGAGACATTATCAGTAAATCAgttaatacaaataatcAATAGTCATAATCATAAAAATCTAAATCAAAag gTATTAAATGGAATATTGAGTTGTTTGGAAAAAAAGATGATAGGAATAGGGAAATTAGATGTATTAACAAAGTTAGTTGAGAGAAACAAACTAATAAAGACCAACTCAAACTTAACTAATAAACTATTCTCGATCTTAGTttataaactaattaacAGTAAGAATGGATACGTGCAGTTGCTACAAACGTTAGCATACCTATCAAATGAAGTGGATAGTGTCCTGGTCAACATAGTGGTACAGTATTATAGAAGATATCTGGTCCATCTATCAGTTTA CGATATTGAACTTTTGTTACTGTGCATAAACAAGTATAACCTGGTTGATAGTGATTTATTATCACTGCTCAACCATGTTTACgatattaatatttcaaatataCCAAATCaa gttttgattaatatattgcagaatttgaagaatttgAAAGTGAGACATGATCCACTGGTTAAAAAGTTTACGGATAA aTTGTTGAATAACTTCAAGAGCTCAAATTATGTAATTCATGACTTGATATCACTGATTGACATTTTGTCGGCACTTTCAATACCTTACAATGATTTGTAcatttatttgttaaacTACCTGTCAGCCGTTAGTAGTGGAGGCTCCGAGACAAAACCTAACCACTTTAACAGCCTGAAGGTTAGGGATAAAGTTGACTTGTTGCACTCGATTGCGAACTTTGGAATCGTTGACCAGAACTTGAAGAAATTATATCTCTCAGTAATTGACCAGCTATATCCAGAAACAGATGGAGATGAGGCGAAAGATTGTGAAGGAGGATCCTTGACTCAAAAGACCAAGCCTGATGAACCTAAGGACAACAACATGTTATTGAAATTGTACGAAATACATATTGACCTGGTTTTGAACAATATTTACAATGACGAAGTGGAATTTTTGGGAAAAAAGTTGGAACAGGCTTCAAAAGCTTGGTTCACAAGGCAGGAACTGAAAGCCCATAATTTCCAAAAATCAAATACATACATAACAGTCAAG GAAGCCCTGGAAAAGTTGGATGTAAAATTTGATTCCGGAGTTACTGAAATATACTTTTGCAACTTCGTTATTAAGGAGAAAGGGACTGTGATTCAGGTGATTCCAGTGGAAGATGAGCTGAGGTTCTGGACAACAAACTTGGACTCAAGAAACCTAATTGAGAATTCAAAGATTTTCATGGGAAACTCACAAAAAGTAATCAAAAACTTAAAGTTATCGGGGTATCAAGTAGTTGAGCTTTCGCAGTCTAAGTGGGACTCAATGGACCAGGAAAGAACAGAATACCTTCAAAACTTGCTAAAATAA